The Variovorax paradoxus B4 genome includes a region encoding these proteins:
- a CDS encoding acetyl-CoA carboxylase biotin carboxyl carrier protein produces MQDIALRTPQLAAWLAGTDIGLLELRTPEGTLRLGRQGDEIIELPDEEAEPELLVIHAPSVGVFLHSHPLAAAPLVRIGEHVEAGQTVGLLKIGPLLLPVTAPQAGIVDGVHAADGLAVGFGTPLVGVHPL; encoded by the coding sequence ATGCAGGACATCGCACTGCGTACCCCGCAGCTGGCCGCCTGGCTGGCCGGCACCGACATCGGCCTGCTCGAACTGCGCACGCCGGAAGGCACCCTGCGCCTCGGCCGGCAGGGTGACGAAATCATCGAACTGCCGGATGAAGAAGCCGAGCCCGAACTCCTGGTAATCCACGCCCCCTCGGTCGGCGTGTTCCTGCACAGCCATCCGCTGGCCGCCGCGCCGCTGGTGCGCATCGGCGAGCACGTGGAGGCCGGCCAGACCGTCGGCCTGCTGAAGATCGGCCCACTGCTGCTGCCCGTGACCGCGCCGCAGGCCGGCATCGTCGACGGCGTCCACGCGGCCGACGGCCTCGCGGTCGGCTTCGGCACGCCGCTGGTCGGCGTGCATCCCCTCTGA
- a CDS encoding SDR family oxidoreductase: MPFSDYKTALVTGASSGIGAAVVERLCKEGLKVHALARSADKLAELAARTGCIPHAIDVSDLAGITRLTQEVAFDVLVNNAGVDRPGSILKADAEGIDLLVDVNLRAVLHLCRLVVPGMAARDRGHVVNISSIAAAYNFGGNSTYHATKAAVSMLSRQLRIDVFGKRVRVTEICPGRVATDIFAHVHGDSEETHKRFVEGYELPQAEDIANAIAFAIAAPIAVNVGHMEITPTLQVPGGLSTARPEAPQA, translated from the coding sequence ATGCCCTTCTCTGACTACAAGACCGCGCTGGTGACGGGAGCCTCCTCGGGCATCGGCGCTGCCGTCGTCGAGCGCCTCTGCAAGGAAGGCCTGAAGGTCCATGCGCTGGCACGCAGCGCCGACAAGCTGGCCGAGCTGGCCGCGCGCACCGGCTGCATCCCGCACGCCATCGACGTGAGCGACCTCGCCGGCATCACCCGCCTCACGCAGGAGGTGGCGTTCGACGTGCTGGTCAACAACGCCGGCGTGGACCGCCCCGGCTCCATCCTCAAGGCCGACGCCGAGGGCATCGACCTGCTGGTCGACGTGAACCTGCGCGCCGTGCTGCACCTGTGCCGGCTCGTGGTGCCCGGCATGGCCGCGCGCGACCGGGGCCACGTGGTCAACATCAGCTCCATTGCCGCGGCCTACAACTTCGGCGGCAACAGCACCTACCACGCAACCAAGGCGGCGGTGAGCATGCTGTCGCGCCAGCTGCGCATCGACGTCTTCGGCAAGCGCGTGCGCGTGACCGAGATCTGCCCGGGGCGGGTGGCCACCGACATCTTCGCGCACGTGCACGGCGACTCCGAAGAGACCCACAAGCGCTTCGTCGAAGGCTACGAGCTGCCACAGGCCGAGGACATCGCCAACGCCATCGCCTTCGCGATTGCGGCGCCCATTGCGGTCAACGTGGGCCACATGGAAATCACGCCCACGCTGCAGGTGCCCGGCGGGCTCTCGACCGCGCGGCCGGAAGCGCCGCAGGCCTGA
- the nac gene encoding nitrogen assimilation transcriptional regulator NAC has protein sequence MNLRRLKYFVKIVDIGSLTQAAEVLFIAQPALSQQLATLEGEVRQQLLVRTKRGVTPTEAGKVLYRHAQIILRQCEQARVDMEAAGEGLSGQVSVGLAPGTAASALSLPLLRTVRARHPGILLYLNENYGTTLSELIMNGRMDLAVLYGDKAIHGLSFLPLLKEPLFLVGPRAMPAPAQPVKLADLRDIELFLPRPYNVVRKLVDAAFVRAGMVPRVVAEIESAFTLTAAIADGLGATILPASMAREVVASCGAWQFQIVDPVIEAPLALCQSDHLPLSEPAQAVKSILLELVVDLAGTFAATPEPELAALS, from the coding sequence GTGAACTTGCGACGCCTCAAATATTTCGTGAAGATCGTGGACATCGGCAGCCTGACGCAGGCGGCCGAGGTCCTTTTCATCGCCCAGCCGGCGCTGAGCCAGCAACTGGCCACGCTCGAGGGCGAGGTGCGCCAGCAGCTGCTCGTGCGCACCAAGCGCGGCGTCACGCCCACCGAGGCCGGCAAGGTGCTGTACCGGCATGCGCAGATCATCCTGCGCCAGTGCGAGCAGGCCCGCGTGGACATGGAAGCGGCCGGCGAAGGGCTGTCGGGCCAGGTGTCGGTGGGGCTAGCGCCCGGCACGGCGGCTTCCGCGCTCTCGCTGCCGCTCTTGCGCACCGTGCGTGCGCGCCACCCCGGCATCCTGCTCTACCTGAACGAGAACTACGGCACCACGCTGAGCGAGCTCATCATGAACGGCCGCATGGACCTGGCCGTGCTTTACGGCGACAAGGCGATCCACGGCCTGAGCTTCCTGCCGCTGCTCAAGGAGCCGCTGTTCCTGGTCGGGCCGCGTGCCATGCCGGCGCCCGCGCAGCCGGTGAAGCTGGCCGACCTGCGCGACATCGAGCTCTTCCTGCCGCGCCCCTACAACGTGGTGCGCAAGCTGGTCGACGCGGCCTTCGTGCGCGCGGGCATGGTGCCGCGCGTGGTGGCCGAGATCGAATCGGCCTTCACGCTGACCGCAGCCATCGCCGACGGGCTGGGCGCCACCATCCTGCCGGCATCGATGGCGCGCGAAGTGGTGGCGTCCTGCGGGGCCTGGCAGTTCCAGATCGTCGATCCGGTCATCGAGGCCCCGCTGGCGCTGTGCCAGTCCGACCACCTGCCGCTCTCGGAGCCGGCGCAGGCGGTGAAGAGCATCCTGCTCGAACTCGTGGTCGACCTCGCCGGCACCTTCGCGGCCACGCCCGAACCCGAACTGGCCGCGCTGTCGTAG
- a CDS encoding amino acid ABC transporter permease, whose translation MFSVYEILRDNWLLLLVGQYPSGPLGGIVATLILSVLGIVLAFPLSVLLALARLSPWRLLRWPATVLVYVVRGVPLLMVILWVYFLVPILIGRDVSGFTTMLCTLVIYEGAYLSEVVRAGIQALPKGQTEAARALGHSHLGTMWFVILPQALFNMLPSMLSQFISTIKETTLGYVINVQELTFAASQINNQLLTKPFQVFFILAMTYYAVCFSLTQLAQWLERRVAHKRLGSASVKTSEDGVSLPPPVVVNP comes from the coding sequence ATGTTCAGCGTCTACGAAATCCTTCGCGACAACTGGCTGCTGCTGCTCGTCGGCCAGTACCCCAGCGGGCCGCTCGGCGGCATCGTCGCCACGCTGATCCTGTCGGTGCTGGGCATCGTGCTGGCGTTTCCGCTGTCGGTGCTGCTGGCGCTGGCGCGGCTGTCGCCCTGGCGGCTGCTGCGCTGGCCCGCCACGGTGCTGGTCTACGTGGTGCGCGGCGTGCCGCTGCTGATGGTGATCCTGTGGGTCTACTTCCTGGTGCCGATCCTGATCGGGCGGGACGTGTCGGGCTTCACCACCATGCTGTGCACGCTGGTGATCTACGAAGGCGCCTACCTGTCGGAGGTGGTGCGCGCCGGCATCCAGGCCCTGCCCAAAGGCCAGACCGAGGCGGCGCGCGCGCTCGGCCACAGCCACCTCGGCACGATGTGGTTCGTGATCCTGCCGCAGGCGCTCTTCAACATGCTGCCGAGCATGCTGAGCCAATTCATCTCCACCATCAAGGAGACCACGCTGGGCTACGTGATCAACGTGCAGGAGCTGACCTTCGCGGCCAGCCAGATCAACAACCAGCTGCTGACCAAGCCGTTCCAGGTGTTCTTCATCCTGGCCATGACGTACTACGCCGTCTGCTTCAGCCTGACGCAGCTGGCGCAGTGGCTGGAGCGGCGCGTGGCCCACAAGCGGCTCGGCTCCGCCTCTGTGAAGACATCCGAAGACGGTGTTTCGCTGCCCCCGCCGGTGGTGGTGAATCCGTGA
- a CDS encoding aspartate transaminase, giving the protein MTPSRIAARVRRIKPSPSTSAADRANELRRQGKSIVNLVVGEPDFDTPPHIRQAAAAAIEKGATRYTLMAGTVELRQAIAAKLERENGLHYAMNEIIATSGAKSAIYNAFAVTLEPGDEVIIPAPYWVSYPDMVLACEGTPVTVACPEADGFKLTPAQLEAAITPRTRWLLINSPSNPTGASYTADEYRALAEVLQRHPQVMVMTDDIYEHIRFDGQATPHLLAVAPALRERTLVVNGVSKTYAMTGWRIGYAAGPVDLVRAMDTLLSQSTGNCCSVSQAAAAAAMNGDQGFVAESVAVYKQRRDRTLALINGIPGLRCTPPPGAFYLYIHCGGLIGKTTPEGKRLKEDGDVVMYLLESEGVAVVAGTAYGLSPYFRLSIATAIETLEEGCARIARAVAALR; this is encoded by the coding sequence GTGACGCCCTCCCGCATTGCCGCCCGCGTGCGGCGCATCAAGCCCTCGCCCAGCACCTCCGCCGCCGACCGCGCCAACGAGCTGCGCCGCCAGGGCAAGTCGATCGTGAACCTCGTGGTGGGCGAGCCCGACTTCGACACGCCGCCCCACATCCGGCAGGCCGCCGCCGCCGCCATCGAGAAAGGCGCGACGCGCTACACCCTGATGGCCGGCACGGTGGAGCTGCGCCAGGCCATCGCCGCCAAGCTCGAACGCGAGAACGGCCTGCACTACGCGATGAACGAGATCATCGCCACCAGCGGCGCCAAGAGCGCGATCTACAACGCCTTCGCCGTCACGCTGGAGCCGGGCGACGAAGTCATCATTCCCGCGCCGTACTGGGTGTCGTACCCCGACATGGTGCTGGCCTGCGAAGGCACGCCGGTCACCGTGGCCTGCCCCGAAGCCGACGGCTTCAAGCTGACGCCCGCCCAGCTGGAGGCCGCGATCACGCCGCGCACGCGCTGGCTGCTGATCAACTCGCCCAGCAACCCGACCGGCGCCAGCTACACGGCCGACGAATACCGCGCACTGGCCGAGGTGCTGCAGCGCCATCCGCAGGTGATGGTGATGACCGACGACATCTACGAGCACATCCGCTTCGACGGCCAGGCAACGCCGCACCTGCTCGCGGTGGCGCCCGCGCTGCGCGAGCGCACGCTGGTGGTCAACGGCGTCTCCAAGACCTATGCGATGACGGGCTGGCGCATCGGCTATGCGGCCGGTCCGGTGGATCTGGTCCGGGCGATGGACACGCTGCTGTCGCAGTCTACCGGCAACTGCTGTTCGGTGAGCCAGGCGGCCGCTGCGGCCGCCATGAATGGCGACCAGGGCTTCGTGGCCGAGAGCGTGGCCGTCTACAAGCAGCGCCGCGACCGCACCCTGGCGCTCATCAACGGCATCCCCGGCCTGCGCTGCACCCCGCCGCCCGGCGCCTTCTACCTCTACATCCACTGCGGCGGCCTGATCGGCAAGACCACGCCCGAGGGCAAGCGTCTGAAGGAAGACGGCGACGTGGTGATGTACCTGCTCGAGAGCGAAGGCGTGGCGGTGGTCGCGGGCACCGCCTACGGGCTGTCGCCCTACTTTCGTCTCTCCATCGCCACCGCCATCGAGACGCTGGAAGAAGGCTGTGCGCGCATCGCGCGGGCCGTGGCCGCCCTGCGCTGA
- a CDS encoding amino acid ABC transporter permease, which translates to MKDFDLLAILLKPEFGAMLWHGLQETLKIAAGSWLLAMAMAVVLLVVRLTPSRLAERVVAGYVSYHRNVPTLVQLMLWYFGIFSLLPDALQGWLSAHNAETILSIVALGLCQAAYFSEDMRSGLRSIPAGQAEAARALGHGYIGSMRHVMLPQAIRNAVPALVNHSVSLFKNSSLAMAIGVAELTHAVKEIESRSFRTFEAYSMATVLYLVCSLLIMAVGGWLSRRYRIVGAR; encoded by the coding sequence ATGAAGGACTTCGACCTGCTGGCGATCCTGCTGAAGCCGGAGTTCGGTGCGATGCTCTGGCACGGCCTGCAGGAGACGCTGAAGATCGCGGCCGGTTCCTGGCTGCTCGCGATGGCCATGGCGGTCGTGCTGCTGGTCGTGCGCCTCACCCCGAGCCGACTGGCCGAACGCGTGGTGGCCGGCTATGTCTCCTACCACCGCAACGTGCCGACGCTGGTGCAGCTCATGCTCTGGTACTTCGGCATCTTCAGCCTGCTGCCCGATGCACTGCAGGGCTGGCTGTCGGCGCACAACGCCGAGACGATTCTCTCGATCGTCGCGCTCGGGCTCTGCCAGGCCGCCTACTTCAGCGAGGACATGCGCTCGGGCCTTCGCTCCATCCCGGCCGGCCAGGCCGAGGCCGCGCGCGCGCTCGGCCATGGCTACATCGGCTCGATGCGCCACGTCATGCTGCCGCAGGCCATCCGCAACGCGGTGCCGGCACTGGTGAACCACAGCGTGTCGCTGTTCAAGAACAGCAGCCTGGCCATGGCCATCGGCGTGGCCGAGCTGACCCATGCGGTGAAGGAGATCGAGAGCCGGAGCTTTCGCACCTTCGAGGCCTACAGCATGGCGACGGTGCTGTATCTCGTGTGCTCGCTGCTCATCATGGCCGTGGGCGGCTGGCTGTCGCGGCGCTACCGCATCGTCGGAGCGAGGTAA
- the accC gene encoding acetyl-CoA carboxylase biotin carboxylase subunit yields MFDTVLIANRGEIALRILRACRGLGLRTVVAHSEADGEASYVAQADQALCIGPSAPGQSYLNPSALLFAAEVSGAQAIHPGYGFLSENAGFAARVEQAGLVFIGPSAACIRTMGDKVSAKRAMRRAGVPCVPGPDEGLPQDPAAVQAIAREIGYPVIVKAAGGGGGRGMRVVQDEAALLDAMALTREEARQAFGNSEVYIEKFLLHPRHVEIQVLADSHGNAVWLGSRDCSLQRRHQKVIEEAPAPGIDDALMAEVGERCAAACRQIGYCGVGTFEFLYEKGAFYFIEMNTRLQVEHPVTEMTTGIDIVQQQLRMARGERLSLAQREVRCQGHAIECRINAENPDTFAPSPGRITGWQVPGGFGVRVDSHANAGYRVPPYYDSMIAKLIVHGSTRTDALERMRLALAEMRIDGIATNVPLHRDLLRDEGFAAGGVDIHHLERWLQQRSAA; encoded by the coding sequence ATGTTCGATACCGTCCTCATTGCCAACCGCGGCGAGATCGCCCTGCGCATCCTGCGCGCCTGCCGCGGCCTGGGCCTCAGGACCGTGGTCGCGCATTCCGAGGCCGACGGCGAAGCCAGCTATGTCGCACAGGCCGACCAGGCGCTGTGCATCGGGCCGTCGGCGCCGGGGCAGAGCTACCTGAACCCCTCCGCCCTCCTGTTTGCCGCCGAAGTCAGCGGCGCGCAGGCCATCCACCCGGGCTACGGCTTCCTGTCGGAGAACGCGGGCTTTGCCGCGCGCGTGGAGCAGGCCGGCCTGGTCTTCATCGGTCCCAGTGCGGCCTGCATCCGCACCATGGGGGACAAGGTCTCGGCCAAGCGCGCGATGCGCAGGGCCGGCGTGCCCTGCGTGCCGGGGCCCGACGAAGGCCTGCCGCAAGACCCGGCCGCCGTGCAGGCCATCGCGCGCGAGATCGGCTACCCGGTGATCGTCAAGGCCGCGGGCGGTGGCGGCGGGCGCGGCATGCGCGTGGTGCAGGACGAAGCGGCGCTGCTCGATGCGATGGCGCTCACGCGCGAGGAAGCCCGCCAGGCCTTCGGCAACTCCGAGGTCTACATCGAGAAGTTCCTGCTGCATCCGCGCCACGTCGAGATCCAGGTGCTGGCCGACAGCCACGGCAACGCCGTCTGGCTGGGCAGCCGCGACTGCTCGCTGCAGCGCCGCCACCAGAAGGTGATCGAGGAAGCGCCCGCGCCCGGCATCGACGACGCGCTGATGGCCGAGGTGGGCGAGCGCTGCGCGGCCGCCTGCCGGCAGATCGGCTACTGCGGCGTCGGCACCTTCGAGTTCCTCTACGAGAAGGGGGCCTTCTATTTCATCGAGATGAACACCCGCCTGCAGGTCGAGCACCCGGTGACCGAGATGACCACCGGCATCGACATCGTGCAGCAGCAGCTGCGCATGGCACGCGGCGAACGCCTGTCGCTGGCGCAGCGCGAGGTGCGATGCCAGGGCCATGCGATCGAGTGCCGCATCAACGCCGAGAACCCCGACACCTTCGCGCCTTCGCCGGGGCGCATCACCGGCTGGCAGGTGCCGGGCGGCTTCGGCGTGCGCGTCGATTCGCACGCCAACGCCGGCTACCGCGTGCCGCCTTACTACGACTCGATGATCGCCAAGCTGATCGTGCACGGCAGCACGCGCACCGATGCACTCGAGCGCATGCGCCTCGCGCTCGCAGAGATGCGCATCGACGGCATCGCGACCAACGTGCCCCTGCACCGCGACCTGCTGCGCGACGAAGGCTTTGCCGCCGGCGGCGTGGACATCCACCACCTCGAGCGCTGGCTGCAGCAAAGGAGCGCGGCATGA
- a CDS encoding biotin-dependent carboxyltransferase family protein yields the protein MIEVLSSAALATVQDLGRTGSLRWGVGTSGAMDNLALAAGNLLLGNALDAAAVEVPVFPFKVRFGEDCAFALTGADCAARLDDQPLLPWWVHQARAGQVLTLGLPQGGAQRGSRAMLCLAGGVDVPEVLGSRSTQLRGAFGGHEGRALRRGDVLRAAGARTACKTGFGLVPPALALPLQQGGVAAVRVLPAAEYMAFEAASRDAFWAGEWKITSQSDRYGYRLEGEALRPIAPMELRSHGIVPGVIQVPHSGQPIIQMRDAQPSGGYPKLGTVIEADMWRLGQAPIGSRVRFIETTWDEALAAFDEVRAWLDKVARMVELHRGAPVATGRH from the coding sequence ATGATCGAAGTACTTTCCTCGGCCGCGCTCGCCACCGTGCAGGACCTGGGGCGCACCGGCAGCCTGCGCTGGGGCGTCGGCACTTCGGGCGCCATGGACAACCTGGCGCTCGCGGCCGGCAACCTGCTGCTGGGCAATGCGCTCGACGCGGCCGCCGTCGAAGTGCCGGTGTTTCCCTTCAAGGTGCGCTTCGGCGAGGACTGCGCCTTCGCGCTGACCGGCGCCGATTGCGCGGCCCGGCTGGACGACCAGCCGCTGCTGCCCTGGTGGGTTCACCAGGCGCGGGCCGGGCAGGTGCTGACGCTGGGCCTGCCGCAGGGCGGCGCGCAGCGCGGCAGCCGCGCCATGCTGTGCCTGGCCGGCGGGGTCGACGTGCCCGAGGTGCTGGGCTCGCGCAGCACGCAGCTGCGCGGTGCTTTCGGCGGCCATGAAGGGCGTGCGCTGCGCCGGGGCGACGTGCTGCGTGCCGCCGGTGCGCGCACTGCGTGCAAGACCGGTTTCGGCCTCGTGCCGCCCGCGCTCGCATTGCCGCTGCAGCAGGGCGGCGTGGCGGCCGTGCGCGTCCTGCCCGCGGCCGAGTACATGGCGTTCGAGGCGGCGTCGCGTGACGCCTTCTGGGCCGGCGAATGGAAGATCACCTCGCAGAGCGACCGCTACGGCTACCGCCTCGAAGGCGAGGCGCTGCGCCCCATCGCGCCGATGGAGCTGCGCTCGCACGGCATCGTGCCCGGCGTGATCCAGGTGCCGCACAGCGGGCAGCCGATCATCCAGATGCGCGATGCCCAGCCCTCGGGCGGCTACCCCAAGCTCGGCACGGTGATCGAGGCCGACATGTGGCGCCTCGGCCAGGCGCCGATCGGCAGCCGCGTGCGTTTCATCGAAACCACCTGGGACGAAGCGCTGGCCGCGTTCGACGAAGTGCGCGCATGGCTCGACAAGGTGGCGCGCATGGTGGAACTGCACCGCGGTGCGCCTGTGGCCACAGGAAGGCATTGA
- the pxpB gene encoding 5-oxoprolinase subunit PxpB codes for MIAQRPSISLLGTTALLFEAPGEMNLNSQQRIWALAHETQAWPEIREAVPGMNNLMLTFLRPPRGLGALEALEARLRDAWDAAVALPREGRVVELPVVYGGAGGPHMADVVAHTGLSVERIVELHSAPLYPVYALGSHPGYCYLGGMDARIATPRRRVPVLSIPGGAVSIGGAQTGVSASAGPSGWNTIGSTSMSFFDPAQDPPAALQPGDMIRFRVEGIVQ; via the coding sequence ATGATCGCGCAGCGTCCATCGATCAGCCTGCTGGGCACGACCGCGCTGCTCTTCGAGGCGCCCGGCGAGATGAACCTCAACTCGCAGCAGCGCATCTGGGCGCTGGCGCACGAGACCCAGGCCTGGCCGGAGATCCGCGAAGCCGTGCCGGGCATGAACAACCTGATGCTGACCTTCCTGCGCCCGCCGCGCGGCCTCGGTGCGCTCGAAGCCCTGGAGGCGCGCCTGCGCGATGCGTGGGACGCGGCCGTCGCGCTGCCGCGGGAAGGCCGGGTGGTCGAGCTGCCCGTGGTCTACGGCGGTGCGGGCGGCCCGCACATGGCCGACGTGGTAGCACACACCGGCCTGAGCGTCGAGCGGATCGTCGAGCTGCACAGCGCGCCGCTCTACCCGGTGTATGCGCTCGGCAGCCATCCGGGCTACTGCTACCTGGGCGGCATGGACGCGCGCATCGCCACGCCGCGCCGCAGGGTGCCGGTGCTGAGCATTCCGGGCGGCGCGGTGTCGATCGGCGGCGCGCAGACCGGCGTGTCGGCCTCGGCCGGGCCCAGCGGCTGGAACACCATCGGCAGCACCTCGATGTCCTTCTTCGATCCCGCGCAGGACCCGCCCGCGGCGCTGCAGCCGGGCGACATGATCCGTTTCCGCGTGGAGGGCATCGTCCAATGA
- a CDS encoding acetyl-CoA carboxylase biotin carboxyl carrier protein → MKQEQIKTLIDALAASDLAELEYSEDGSTLRLVKQSALAAVPAARRPAAARKASAAVPTGPAPPPAAAAECLAPLYGVVHLQSAPGEPPFVQPGQAVEAGQMLCVIEAMKMFNEVRADAAATVQAVLVRSGQEVEAGEPLFRFG, encoded by the coding sequence ATGAAGCAGGAACAGATCAAGACGCTCATCGACGCACTCGCGGCCTCGGACCTCGCGGAGCTGGAGTACAGCGAAGACGGCAGCACGCTGCGGCTGGTGAAGCAATCGGCGCTGGCGGCCGTGCCCGCCGCGCGGCGCCCGGCGGCTGCGCGGAAGGCGAGCGCCGCAGTGCCCACGGGACCGGCGCCGCCGCCGGCCGCCGCGGCCGAATGCCTCGCACCGCTCTACGGCGTGGTGCACCTGCAGTCCGCGCCGGGCGAACCGCCCTTCGTGCAGCCGGGGCAGGCCGTCGAGGCCGGCCAGATGCTCTGCGTGATCGAGGCCATGAAGATGTTCAACGAAGTCCGCGCCGACGCTGCCGCCACCGTGCAGGCCGTGCTGGTGCGTTCGGGCCAGGAAGTGGAAGCAGGCGAGCCCCTGTTCCGCTTCGGTTGA
- a CDS encoding LamB/YcsF family protein, with protein MDIDLNADLGEGFGPWRMGEDEALLDIVSSANVACGFHAGDPVIMDRTVRMARARGVDVGAHVGFPDLLGFGRRPMQIEPKELVAYVLYQLSALDGMARTAGHRMTHMSFHGALGNMAAADAALAEPLVRAVADFDPMLIVSSSASRAIEDAAARCGLRVRTTFLADRACDDDGLLVPRKLPGSVIHDQGAVLARVRQLLEEGTVTSYSGRKIPMRAHSILLHGDTPGAVELARAVRGVVEQAGRVVPISKQSA; from the coding sequence ATGGACATCGACCTGAACGCAGACCTCGGCGAAGGCTTCGGCCCCTGGCGCATGGGCGAGGACGAGGCGCTGCTCGACATCGTTTCTTCCGCCAACGTGGCCTGCGGCTTCCATGCGGGCGATCCGGTCATCATGGACCGCACCGTGCGCATGGCGCGCGCGCGAGGCGTCGATGTGGGGGCGCACGTGGGCTTTCCCGACCTGCTCGGGTTCGGCCGCCGGCCGATGCAGATCGAGCCGAAGGAACTCGTCGCCTACGTCCTCTACCAGCTGAGCGCGCTGGACGGCATGGCGCGCACGGCCGGCCACCGCATGACGCACATGAGCTTTCACGGCGCGCTCGGCAACATGGCCGCGGCCGACGCCGCGCTCGCCGAGCCGCTGGTCCGCGCGGTGGCGGATTTCGATCCGATGCTCATCGTCAGCTCTTCCGCCAGCCGCGCCATCGAGGACGCGGCCGCGCGCTGCGGCCTGCGCGTGCGCACCACCTTCCTGGCCGACCGCGCCTGCGACGACGACGGCCTGCTGGTGCCGCGCAAGCTGCCCGGTTCGGTGATCCACGACCAGGGCGCGGTGCTGGCGCGCGTGCGCCAGCTGCTGGAGGAGGGCACGGTCACCAGCTACAGCGGCAGGAAGATCCCGATGCGCGCACATTCGATCCTGCTGCACGGCGACACGCCCGGTGCGGTGGAGCTGGCCCGCGCCGTGCGCGGCGTGGTCGAGCAGGCGGGGCGCGTGGTGCCCATTTCGAAGCAGTCGGCCTAG
- a CDS encoding RraA family protein, whose amino-acid sequence MPYKAIRKNPSAAPVPPKILTALREIPVAALSDNMHRNIGSAGLHPYHRPAARTMAGTAVTARSRGGDNLTYLRALEFCRPGDVLVIDAGGDLNNAVVGGILSFYAAHIGTVGVVIDGAIRDVAEIRAREFPVYARGVTHRGPYKDGPGEINVPVSVGGMVVNPGDIVVGDQDGLMAFAPEEAELLIEKARAHLATEAETIRAMKEGRWDRAFIDVLEARCAN is encoded by the coding sequence ATGCCCTACAAAGCCATCCGCAAGAATCCATCGGCCGCACCGGTCCCCCCCAAGATCCTCACCGCACTGCGGGAGATTCCTGTTGCGGCGCTGAGCGACAACATGCACCGCAACATCGGCAGCGCCGGCCTGCACCCCTACCACCGTCCAGCCGCCCGGACCATGGCGGGCACGGCCGTCACGGCACGCTCGCGCGGAGGCGACAACCTCACGTATCTGCGCGCCCTGGAGTTCTGCCGGCCCGGCGACGTGCTGGTGATCGATGCCGGCGGTGACCTCAACAACGCGGTGGTCGGCGGCATCCTCTCGTTCTACGCCGCGCACATCGGCACCGTGGGCGTGGTGATCGACGGCGCGATCCGCGACGTGGCCGAGATCCGGGCACGCGAGTTCCCGGTCTACGCGCGAGGCGTCACCCACCGCGGCCCCTACAAGGACGGCCCTGGCGAGATCAACGTGCCGGTTTCCGTCGGCGGGATGGTCGTCAATCCCGGCGACATCGTGGTCGGCGACCAGGACGGGCTGATGGCCTTCGCGCCAGAGGAGGCCGAGCTGCTGATCGAGAAGGCGCGCGCGCACCTGGCGACGGAAGCGGAGACCATCCGGGCCATGAAGGAAGGCCGCTGGGACCGCGCCTTCATCGATGTGCTCGAGGCGCGCTGCGCCAACTGA